A genomic segment from Roseibium algicola encodes:
- a CDS encoding DUF2840 domain-containing protein, with amino-acid sequence MSDRLFTTVELVFYPEFRNDRLRFGRPVGRVDLDRRRALAVFDPGEMFGYVRWYANEYGTQSWSFLVAQTLGQLDRQGVALTRVDGIKPGAGILLHLDGAARVRQLFKLLDALEARGFEAEDISPSYYRHLHNRILTRSEIRPYSNTQHRAVQTARLVLE; translated from the coding sequence ATGTCTGATCGACTTTTTACGACAGTTGAGCTCGTGTTCTATCCCGAGTTCCGCAACGACCGCTTGCGTTTCGGCAGGCCCGTCGGGCGCGTGGATTTGGATCGAAGACGCGCGCTCGCCGTCTTCGATCCCGGCGAGATGTTCGGCTATGTCCGCTGGTACGCCAACGAATATGGAACGCAGTCCTGGAGCTTTCTGGTCGCGCAGACCCTTGGTCAGTTGGACCGGCAAGGTGTCGCGCTTACCCGTGTTGATGGCATCAAACCAGGAGCCGGGATCCTGCTTCATTTGGACGGTGCGGCGCGTGTAAGGCAACTCTTCAAGCTGCTGGACGCGCTCGAAGCGCGCGGTTTCGAGGCGGAAGATATCTCTCCTTCCTATTACCGGCATCTTCACAACCGTATTCTCACGCGCAGCGAAATCCGGCCCTATTCAAACACCCAGCACAGAGCCGTTCAAACGGCAAGGCTGGTGCTGGAATGA
- a CDS encoding endonuclease/exonuclease/phosphatase family protein has product MQVTSARAVSAAPAGISDVIVTNNNHKMRYLVRQIVLKGYEMNARDISFASFNLLNLHLPGEAIYGDTDGWAQEVFDKKVDYTARALTRLDADVIGFQELWAKEALQRAMDQSAIADTHTLLVPNDHNNDKIICAAAVRKEMLVDSPEWIDTFPKDFVLQSTGDDPQQPDISVSLDGFSRPVMHLQVQPDPRTPVIHVFICHFKSRRPAQIWRERSWYKQDIHGPHVNALGYAISTVRRTAEAAALRMIVTNLTKDTDTPVVLIGDMNDGKESNTLNVLSEQPTYLSPLSTGGGDNALYTAQTMQEYRSTRDVYYTHVFKGQRESLDHILFSQEFYDNSKKRLWAFDEMLVQNDHLNYDDHKESGTNDHGIVRVGFRWKPEPGRTT; this is encoded by the coding sequence ATGCAAGTAACCTCAGCGCGTGCCGTATCGGCAGCGCCTGCAGGCATCAGTGACGTGATTGTCACAAACAACAACCACAAGATGAGATACCTTGTTAGACAAATTGTCTTGAAGGGTTACGAAATGAACGCGCGCGATATTTCATTTGCCAGTTTCAATTTACTCAATCTCCATCTTCCTGGAGAGGCCATTTACGGGGATACCGACGGCTGGGCTCAGGAAGTATTCGACAAGAAGGTTGACTACACCGCTCGTGCATTGACCCGGCTCGACGCAGACGTCATCGGGTTTCAGGAACTTTGGGCGAAAGAAGCACTGCAGCGTGCGATGGATCAATCGGCGATAGCTGACACGCACACTCTGCTTGTCCCGAACGATCATAACAACGACAAGATTATTTGCGCCGCCGCGGTGCGCAAGGAAATGCTGGTGGACAGTCCTGAGTGGATCGACACTTTTCCTAAAGATTTCGTATTGCAATCGACTGGTGATGACCCACAGCAGCCTGACATTTCCGTTTCGCTCGACGGTTTTTCACGTCCGGTCATGCACCTACAAGTCCAACCTGACCCTCGAACACCGGTCATTCACGTGTTTATTTGTCACTTTAAGTCCCGTCGTCCTGCACAGATCTGGCGTGAGAGGAGTTGGTACAAACAAGACATTCATGGCCCTCATGTAAATGCTCTTGGCTACGCAATTTCAACAGTTCGACGGACCGCTGAGGCCGCAGCACTTCGAATGATTGTGACCAACCTGACGAAAGATACCGACACGCCGGTGGTGCTGATCGGAGATATGAACGATGGCAAGGAAAGCAATACGCTTAACGTATTGTCCGAACAGCCTACTTATCTGTCCCCGCTCTCGACTGGCGGCGGCGACAACGCGCTGTACACAGCACAAACCATGCAGGAATACCGCTCGACGCGTGATGTCTATTACACCCATGTTTTCAAGGGACAACGTGAGAGCCTGGACCACATATTGTTCAGTCAGGAATTTTATGACAACTCCAAGAAGCGATTGTGGGCGTTCGACGAGATGCTGGTGCAGAATGACCACCTGAACTACGACGACCACAAGGAAAGCGGAACCAACGACCATGGGATCGTTCGCGTTGGATTTCGATGGAAGCCCGAACCCGGTCGCACGACTTGA
- a CDS encoding SIR2 family protein translates to MIRDFKAQIFCRETNLSKREIDTADPIWIDRIDSFFRQTSLLPPEGDPTEYAAAFEAVYPQPRHRRQYIADAISKGTPCFGHKVLGSLMAAGKVDCVFTTNFDPLIEEAALSANAILPVVDQKRPTVAAIDSADRAMRCLNESDWPMIAKLHGDYQSISIKNTGSELEEQDIRMRHVLVEAGKRFGMVFVGYSGRDASIMEALTAVLDEPSPFPNGLYWLTSSASRLLPSVSEFLKRAQLAGVDVAVVECATFDELSADISKTSDLPQPLYDQVMAGRPAPRLVPVQLPTAEARAFPILRYSCLHIEGIPSAARRIKLAQSTTSSVVRELLKEKGVKATVAVLGRELAVFGRDREIVDALAPFGATPNGEIELDPAKDSWAKGLIYDALVRGLARRLPLIPRFKRSGHSVVIASPSEGDDPEKTRQDAQFLSKLRSAYNSDLTGTIPGLGLPFQEGLLLKLDLIDGRWWCGYEPYTFVHIPRPEITKEGDPEKSEIANGEPMAARINRGGDPAGDWRRERWAQRYNRNWARIVAAWAQLLTDTDGGTARAVGLKEGTGIDAVFKVSQITGWSRPGHHHVYFDRTT, encoded by the coding sequence ATGATCCGGGATTTCAAGGCACAGATCTTTTGCCGCGAGACCAACCTGTCGAAGCGGGAGATCGATACGGCCGATCCTATCTGGATCGACAGGATTGACAGTTTCTTCCGACAAACGTCACTCCTGCCTCCTGAAGGTGATCCCACGGAATATGCTGCGGCCTTCGAAGCGGTATACCCGCAGCCCCGGCATCGACGGCAATATATAGCCGACGCGATCTCTAAGGGTACGCCCTGTTTCGGGCACAAGGTGCTGGGAAGCTTGATGGCGGCCGGCAAGGTAGATTGCGTTTTCACGACGAACTTCGATCCGCTGATTGAAGAGGCAGCACTTTCCGCAAACGCAATCCTGCCTGTCGTCGATCAGAAACGTCCGACAGTGGCAGCGATCGACTCCGCCGATCGGGCAATGCGCTGCCTCAATGAATCGGACTGGCCGATGATCGCCAAGCTTCACGGCGATTATCAGTCGATCTCGATCAAGAATACGGGATCGGAGCTGGAGGAGCAGGACATCCGAATGCGCCATGTCTTGGTGGAAGCCGGCAAGCGTTTCGGAATGGTCTTTGTTGGCTATAGCGGTCGCGACGCCTCGATCATGGAAGCGTTGACCGCTGTTCTCGATGAACCTTCGCCTTTCCCGAATGGACTTTACTGGCTTACCTCGTCGGCCTCCCGCTTGCTGCCCTCTGTATCCGAATTCCTGAAACGGGCCCAGCTCGCCGGCGTTGACGTGGCTGTCGTTGAATGTGCGACATTCGACGAGCTGAGCGCCGACATCTCCAAAACGAGCGACCTGCCCCAACCGCTCTATGATCAGGTGATGGCCGGGCGCCCTGCACCACGCTTAGTGCCGGTCCAGCTGCCTACTGCCGAGGCTCGCGCGTTCCCTATCCTGCGCTATTCCTGTCTTCATATCGAAGGAATTCCAAGTGCTGCCCGGCGGATAAAACTCGCGCAAAGCACAACCTCTTCCGTTGTGCGGGAGCTATTGAAGGAGAAAGGGGTCAAGGCGACGGTTGCGGTGCTTGGACGAGAGCTCGCCGTGTTTGGCAGGGATCGGGAGATAGTCGATGCGCTTGCACCGTTCGGTGCGACACCCAATGGTGAGATCGAACTGGATCCGGCCAAAGACAGTTGGGCAAAGGGTCTTATCTATGACGCCTTAGTCAGAGGCCTCGCGCGGCGACTTCCGCTCATACCGCGATTTAAACGCTCTGGACATTCCGTAGTCATTGCCTCGCCAAGTGAAGGTGATGATCCGGAAAAAACACGCCAGGACGCGCAGTTTTTATCAAAACTTCGGAGCGCTTATAATAGCGATCTTACCGGCACCATTCCCGGCCTCGGGCTCCCCTTTCAGGAAGGCCTGCTCCTAAAGCTTGACCTGATCGACGGGCGCTGGTGGTGCGGTTACGAACCTTACACATTTGTGCATATCCCGCGTCCAGAAATAACAAAGGAAGGAGATCCCGAAAAATCGGAAATCGCCAACGGGGAACCGATGGCTGCTCGAATTAACCGGGGTGGGGATCCGGCCGGCGACTGGCGCCGAGAACGTTGGGCCCAACGTTACAATCGAAACTGGGCCAGAATCGTCGCGGCCTGGGCACAGCTTCTAACCGACACCGACGGCGGGACCGCGCGGGCTGTCGGACTAAAAGAGGGCACCGGGATTGATGCTGTATTTAAAGTATCCCAGATCACCGGCTGGAGCCGCCCAGGCCATCATCATGTCTATTTCGATAGGACCACGTGA
- a CDS encoding antirestriction protein ArdA gives MTENTQRAQKPAEGQEPRIYVACLAAYNNGCLHGQWIRAEQETEDIQAEISEMLKGSPILDAEEWAIHDYEGFEGAEISEYASIKSVAELAAFVCEHGSLGGKLLQHFCGDIEQAEGAFENYAGLYSSLADYAQALIEETIEIPERLANYIDYEAIARDMELGGEVFTIELSFEKVHVFWVR, from the coding sequence ATGACAGAGAACACCCAACGGGCACAGAAACCAGCGGAAGGGCAGGAACCTCGCATCTATGTGGCGTGCCTGGCTGCCTACAACAACGGCTGCCTTCACGGGCAATGGATACGCGCCGAACAGGAAACGGAAGACATTCAGGCGGAAATTTCCGAGATGCTCAAAGGCTCCCCGATCCTTGATGCCGAGGAATGGGCCATTCACGATTACGAAGGCTTTGAAGGGGCCGAAATCTCCGAATACGCGAGCATCAAAAGCGTAGCAGAACTTGCTGCCTTCGTATGTGAACACGGATCTCTCGGCGGCAAGCTGCTTCAGCATTTTTGCGGCGACATCGAGCAAGCAGAAGGCGCATTTGAAAACTATGCGGGCCTTTATAGCTCGCTCGCGGATTACGCTCAGGCCCTCATCGAAGAAACGATCGAGATCCCCGAACGACTCGCCAACTACATAGATTACGAGGCGATCGCCCGTGACATGGAACTCGGCGGCGAAGTCTTCACCATCGAACTGAGCTTCGAAAAAGTCCACGTTTTCTGGGTCCGGTAA
- a CDS encoding argonaute/piwi family protein, with protein sequence MSSPALLTKLPPFTLLDEPALSFSPSEATQVDVHPLRGLANFGPYSKGSFGGFTSSIRIATVGPGSAFKRRGELMLSLRSAHRPSDRSEYVPQYPGFEQLFHVDLVSAPREAHIKWPENIQELAGAGNPQARLFLAMEAAFRQLELVRNEFDVVLVHFPDSWSPATRSKFFDAHDALKALGARFNIPTQVLNDRVFTFTHKASLAWRLATALYVKAAGTPWKLAPLKGVPTDTAYIGLAYALRGDQRDAHYVTCCSQVFDMDGGGMQFVAFEAQDPVTDLAEARRNPFLSRDDMRAVLARSLELYQGRNGGNLPKRLVIHKTTAFKDGEIEGAFDALTGVPEIECVEVSSASCWRGVWLIESGMRSPPTKPSGYPVPRGTMVVRSGNSALVWVAGNAPDVSTKGDYYQGKKSIPRPLELIRHAGRGPLELTAHEALALTKMDWNNDALYDPVPVSIRYSQRLARTIANVPDLPRNVYPYRLFM encoded by the coding sequence ATGAGCAGTCCTGCGCTTTTGACAAAACTACCGCCGTTCACACTGCTGGACGAACCGGCTTTGTCCTTCTCACCCTCGGAAGCGACGCAAGTCGATGTCCATCCGCTTAGGGGGCTTGCGAATTTCGGCCCCTATTCGAAAGGGTCGTTCGGCGGCTTTACCTCGAGTATTAGGATCGCAACCGTAGGTCCGGGAAGCGCCTTCAAACGGCGCGGTGAGTTGATGCTGTCGCTGCGCAGTGCGCACCGCCCTTCTGACAGGTCCGAGTATGTCCCACAATATCCGGGCTTCGAGCAGCTCTTCCACGTGGATCTCGTGTCGGCACCACGCGAAGCCCACATCAAGTGGCCTGAGAATATCCAAGAATTGGCTGGAGCTGGTAATCCGCAAGCCAGACTCTTCCTCGCGATGGAGGCAGCATTCCGGCAGCTGGAACTGGTGCGAAACGAATTCGACGTCGTGCTGGTACATTTTCCCGACAGCTGGAGTCCGGCCACGCGCAGCAAATTCTTTGACGCCCATGACGCGCTCAAAGCGCTTGGTGCCAGATTCAACATCCCAACCCAGGTCCTGAACGACCGCGTTTTTACTTTCACACACAAGGCCTCGCTCGCATGGCGACTTGCGACAGCCCTCTACGTGAAGGCCGCCGGCACACCGTGGAAACTTGCGCCACTAAAGGGCGTTCCGACCGACACGGCGTATATCGGACTGGCCTATGCGCTGCGTGGCGACCAACGGGATGCGCATTATGTAACGTGCTGCTCGCAAGTGTTCGACATGGATGGCGGCGGCATGCAATTCGTGGCCTTCGAAGCCCAGGATCCTGTTACTGACCTTGCCGAGGCGCGTAGGAACCCGTTCTTAAGCCGCGATGACATGCGCGCCGTTCTGGCCCGCAGTTTGGAACTCTACCAAGGGCGCAACGGCGGTAATCTGCCAAAAAGGCTGGTCATTCACAAAACCACAGCCTTCAAGGACGGCGAGATCGAAGGGGCGTTCGATGCGTTGACGGGCGTTCCTGAAATTGAGTGCGTAGAGGTCAGTTCGGCATCCTGCTGGCGCGGCGTCTGGCTGATTGAGTCAGGTATGCGTAGCCCCCCGACCAAGCCATCAGGGTATCCGGTGCCGAGAGGAACGATGGTGGTTAGGTCTGGGAATTCCGCACTGGTCTGGGTCGCCGGAAATGCGCCAGATGTCTCAACCAAGGGCGATTATTATCAAGGTAAGAAGAGCATCCCGCGACCGCTGGAATTAATCCGTCATGCTGGCAGAGGCCCGCTCGAACTGACCGCTCACGAGGCGTTGGCACTGACGAAGATGGATTGGAACAATGACGCCCTCTATGACCCCGTCCCGGTAAGCATCCGCTACTCACAAAGACTGGCACGTACGATCGCAAATGTTCCGGACCTGCCGCGAAACGTGTATCCCTATCGGCTATTCATGTAA
- a CDS encoding S26 family signal peptidase, translating into MRTRTLIATVVSVLALAASGAHWLPLKLVYNGSASAPAGYYWVDQLPAKPGDHVLIEPPDAIRKLIEDRLYLPRGVPLIKEIAASNGDTVCRLDRDVLINGMTVAHARATDKKGRPLPNWKGCHLLAENQIFLLQQHPDSFDSRYFGIVERSRILGRATRLSVLSRK; encoded by the coding sequence ATGAGAACCCGGACCCTCATTGCGACCGTTGTTTCTGTGCTTGCCCTGGCCGCTTCCGGCGCGCATTGGCTGCCGCTCAAGCTTGTCTATAACGGTTCTGCAAGCGCTCCGGCCGGTTATTATTGGGTCGATCAATTACCCGCGAAACCCGGCGACCACGTGCTGATCGAGCCGCCGGACGCAATTCGAAAGCTTATTGAAGATCGGCTCTATCTTCCGCGTGGTGTCCCCTTGATCAAGGAAATTGCCGCGTCCAATGGCGACACCGTTTGCCGTCTTGATCGCGATGTTCTGATCAACGGAATGACCGTCGCACATGCCCGGGCGACGGACAAAAAGGGGCGGCCATTGCCGAATTGGAAGGGGTGCCACTTGCTCGCAGAGAACCAGATTTTCCTGCTGCAACAGCATCCGGATTCTTTCGACAGCCGGTATTTCGGGATCGTCGAAAGGTCCCGGATACTCGGCAGGGCGACGCGGCTCAGTGTCTTGAGCCGGAAATGA
- a CDS encoding helix-turn-helix domain-containing protein, with translation MTDTQLEDDGPFLTTKEAARFLKLRPNTLEKMRVNGGGPIYRKHGRHVRYHIDDLNDWSNLRKKDSTADV, from the coding sequence ATGACCGACACACAATTGGAAGACGACGGCCCGTTCCTCACAACGAAGGAAGCAGCCCGGTTTTTAAAGCTGAGACCCAACACGCTGGAGAAAATGCGTGTCAATGGCGGCGGTCCCATCTACCGCAAACACGGCCGTCACGTGCGCTATCACATCGACGATCTCAACGACTGGTCGAACCTCAGAAAGAAGGATTCGACCGCCGATGTCTGA
- a CDS encoding ParB/RepB/Spo0J family partition protein — MELAHIPLDQLKISPLNMRHARKAPDISDILPSIRARGVQQPLLVRKNGSGYEIVAGRRRFYCLKKIEKEGGEIEPVPCAVMSEKDDAAALEASLIENVARLAPDEMTRFETFARLAAEGRSVEEIASTFGVTAIMVKRSLALGNLLPEIRDAYRQEDIDPETIRHLTLATKGQQADWLKLFQNPEERAPRGRHLKQWLFGGEIKLEAALFPLDAYQGEIVADLFAETGYFVDGDLFWQLQNKAIAERCDALREEGWQDVVVLDPGAYFPQWEHAKTGKEDGGRVYVETKLNGEITFHEGYLTRKEHDRRMKVRVGEGGEAVDDRPVRPELTAAAQNYIELHRHAAVRGALLKEPQLALRVMVAHAIRGSDLWQVRPEPQIADRETTAESIANSKAQVAFEAERAEILKLLDLAEDCPSLTRPFGLDVRVGTLLAKLITLTDAEVGRLLTFVMAETLSAGTSLIEQIGNHLSVDLSDLWEPEDAFFDLLRDKAAINEILAETGGKGLANANISATAKDQKQAIRDSLKGAEDKQDAKWLPRYLKFPFAAYTKSGAARLGEMADRAQKLSG; from the coding sequence ATGGAACTCGCACATATTCCTCTCGATCAGTTGAAAATTTCACCGCTCAATATGCGTCATGCGCGCAAAGCCCCGGATATCTCCGATATCCTTCCCTCAATTCGCGCAAGAGGCGTCCAGCAACCGCTGCTCGTTCGCAAAAACGGCAGCGGATACGAGATCGTTGCCGGACGGCGGCGGTTCTACTGCCTCAAGAAGATCGAAAAGGAGGGCGGTGAGATCGAGCCGGTCCCCTGCGCCGTCATGAGCGAAAAAGATGATGCCGCAGCGCTCGAGGCTTCCCTGATCGAAAACGTCGCTCGCCTCGCACCCGATGAAATGACACGCTTTGAAACCTTTGCGCGACTGGCCGCAGAAGGCCGTAGCGTCGAAGAGATCGCATCAACTTTTGGCGTGACGGCGATCATGGTCAAACGCTCGCTTGCCCTCGGTAATCTTTTGCCCGAGATCCGGGACGCCTACCGGCAAGAAGACATCGACCCCGAAACCATCAGGCACCTGACCCTGGCAACGAAAGGTCAGCAAGCCGACTGGCTCAAACTGTTTCAAAATCCGGAGGAGCGCGCACCGCGTGGCCGACACCTCAAACAATGGCTCTTCGGCGGTGAGATCAAACTGGAAGCCGCGCTTTTTCCGCTTGATGCCTATCAGGGGGAGATTGTCGCGGATCTCTTCGCAGAGACCGGGTATTTCGTCGATGGTGACCTGTTCTGGCAGCTCCAGAACAAGGCTATCGCCGAACGGTGCGACGCCCTTAGAGAAGAAGGCTGGCAGGATGTCGTCGTGCTCGATCCCGGCGCATATTTTCCGCAATGGGAGCACGCGAAAACAGGAAAAGAAGACGGTGGCCGGGTCTATGTTGAAACAAAATTGAACGGTGAAATCACTTTCCACGAAGGCTACCTGACACGCAAAGAACACGACCGGCGCATGAAAGTTCGCGTTGGAGAAGGCGGCGAAGCTGTCGATGACCGTCCGGTCCGCCCTGAACTTACAGCCGCCGCGCAAAACTACATCGAACTTCACCGGCATGCGGCTGTTCGTGGTGCTCTGCTGAAAGAGCCGCAGTTGGCATTGCGCGTGATGGTCGCTCATGCGATCCGCGGATCGGATCTTTGGCAGGTCCGGCCCGAGCCGCAAATAGCCGACCGCGAAACAACCGCTGAAAGCATCGCAAATTCGAAGGCCCAGGTTGCCTTCGAAGCCGAACGCGCAGAGATCCTGAAACTCCTCGATCTTGCCGAAGACTGTCCCTCCCTGACGCGCCCCTTCGGCCTCGATGTGCGGGTCGGAACGCTACTGGCAAAACTCATCACACTCACCGACGCCGAAGTCGGGCGATTGCTCACCTTCGTCATGGCGGAAACCTTGAGCGCCGGAACTAGCCTGATCGAGCAGATCGGCAATCATTTGAGTGTCGATCTCAGTGACCTCTGGGAGCCGGAAGATGCCTTCTTCGACCTTCTTCGCGACAAGGCAGCGATCAATGAAATTCTGGCCGAGACCGGAGGAAAGGGCCTTGCGAACGCCAATATCAGCGCAACGGCAAAAGACCAGAAGCAGGCGATCCGGGACAGTCTGAAGGGAGCGGAAGACAAACAAGACGCGAAATGGCTGCCGCGCTATCTGAAGTTCCCATTTGCTGCCTACACCAAATCCGGGGCTGCCCGGCTCGGCGAAATGGCTGATCGAGCCCAAAAGCTTTCCGGCTGA
- a CDS encoding DUF736 domain-containing protein: protein MAQALGFVTKTENGAFEGTLSMMSLKKRISIKPNEAKESDGQPDFRVFTEDRIEIGGGWNRTGKVSGKSYISLTFAAPEFGPHRIFANLGRAAGETNENVMAILWNPA from the coding sequence ATGGCACAGGCACTCGGATTTGTGACGAAGACGGAAAACGGCGCTTTCGAAGGCACCCTCTCCATGATGAGCCTCAAAAAACGCATCAGCATCAAGCCCAACGAGGCCAAGGAAAGTGATGGCCAGCCCGACTTCCGGGTCTTCACCGAAGACCGCATCGAAATCGGTGGCGGCTGGAACCGGACCGGAAAAGTCAGTGGGAAATCCTACATCTCCCTGACCTTCGCAGCCCCTGAATTCGGGCCGCACCGGATCTTCGCCAACCTCGGCAGGGCTGCTGGCGAGACAAACGAAAACGTCATGGCAATCCTCTGGAATCCGGCCTGA
- a CDS encoding MarR family transcriptional regulator, giving the protein MLERDISNHDVQFPEALERYLGALLHERIDVRPFEATRSLPAFIGRTYTLYETRVLGRQCVIVAKLDGTGTPADIAKHIDIVRNATHATVAFATMTISAHNRSRLIGQGVPFIVPGNQLYIPDLAIDLREHFRAPRLRKLDGLSPAAQTVLFHHILHLDRHVTTPSLLAERLHYSAMSIGRAFDDLVATGLAETVRHGKERRIHFKAEGRHLLEEATPHLRSPVRSMKFVRGSASSAHLKLAGETALSHLTELASPRIDTYAVAASDWKAISQATDLTETDRDEANCIIETWSYDPAALSDTNTVDVLSLYAQFRDHRDERVAMAADRLLENLPW; this is encoded by the coding sequence ATGTTAGAAAGAGACATTAGCAACCACGATGTTCAGTTTCCCGAAGCGTTGGAACGCTACCTGGGAGCGCTCCTTCATGAGCGTATCGATGTCCGCCCATTCGAAGCCACGCGCAGCTTACCGGCCTTTATCGGACGCACCTACACCCTCTACGAAACCCGGGTTCTTGGACGGCAATGCGTCATCGTTGCCAAGCTCGACGGCACAGGCACTCCAGCCGATATCGCCAAACATATCGACATAGTCCGCAACGCCACTCATGCTACGGTAGCGTTCGCCACCATGACCATCAGTGCGCACAACCGGTCACGCCTCATCGGTCAAGGTGTTCCATTTATCGTTCCCGGCAACCAGCTCTATATACCAGATCTGGCGATCGATCTGCGCGAGCACTTCCGGGCGCCGCGCCTCCGAAAGTTGGACGGCCTGTCCCCCGCCGCCCAAACCGTCCTTTTTCATCATATCCTGCACCTCGACAGGCATGTGACAACGCCATCCCTATTGGCCGAACGCTTGCATTACTCGGCAATGTCGATCGGTCGAGCGTTCGACGATCTGGTTGCCACCGGTCTCGCTGAAACCGTCAGGCACGGGAAAGAAAGGCGTATTCACTTCAAGGCAGAAGGGCGACACCTCCTGGAGGAAGCAACACCACATCTCCGCAGTCCGGTTCGTTCCATGAAATTCGTGCGTGGGAGCGCCTCCAGCGCGCACCTGAAGTTGGCCGGGGAAACGGCGCTATCCCACCTCACGGAGCTGGCTAGCCCCCGTATCGACACTTATGCCGTCGCCGCCAGCGACTGGAAAGCGATTTCGCAAGCGACGGACCTGACCGAAACCGACCGCGACGAAGCCAACTGCATCATCGAGACATGGTCCTACGATCCGGCCGCCTTGTCCGACACAAATACCGTGGACGTCCTGTCCTTGTACGCACAATTCCGGGATCATCGCGATGAGCGTGTCGCCATGGCCGCGGATCGACTTTTGGAGAACCTGCCTTGGTAG